Proteins from a genomic interval of Bradyrhizobium sp. CCBAU 53340:
- a CDS encoding adenylate/guanylate cyclase domain-containing protein: MERRLAAIVCADVAGYSRMMGTDEAGTHAAFKAHRSAIHPIILNHGGRVVKNTGDGFLLEFPSIVGAAEAAIAMQVLMADRNHHLPADRAMQFRLGIHMGDVIADEDEVFGDDVNIAVRLESVASPGGFAISAKAYKEASKHLTVPLVDGGNHRFKNIKDPVGVWTWTPEGAPALAPEFREGSALSQAYRTAIVGVLPFANLSDAQDEYFSDGLTEDLIHALSLQSFYRVLSRNSTFAFKGKTISTRVIAREIDATYLIQGSVRRAGAKIRVTAELIAPETGEQLWTGRYDRDIGDLFAMQDEITTNLSAAIATEIVRAEASAPARPTTDVSAWDRFLKGLSHYYRLTKEDQSAAVALFREAIALDPKLSIARAYLATVQIQSIQFGWIKGTREMWAEAMSLAETSVRLDPRSSFAFSILSWVQGMEGHYEAAMDAAKRAVALNPYDMGARGVLGICHFVIGEHRQAIELFSMAAQRGNSDPRYQWATLNAFSHYLLRQYDATLSWAREQLYINPNHMQALAIRAAALAQLGRTAEAAEATSVLMSNYPTLNVDRHLRNFHWKRPEDIAHYRDGLLKAGVPASKLTLVQSDVRRAAES, encoded by the coding sequence ATGGAAAGACGTCTGGCCGCCATCGTCTGCGCCGATGTCGCCGGCTATTCGCGCATGATGGGCACTGACGAGGCCGGCACCCATGCCGCCTTCAAGGCCCATCGCAGCGCGATCCATCCCATCATTCTCAATCATGGCGGCCGTGTCGTGAAGAACACGGGCGACGGCTTCCTGCTGGAATTTCCTTCCATCGTCGGCGCCGCTGAGGCCGCGATCGCGATGCAGGTGCTGATGGCGGACCGCAATCACCATCTGCCCGCCGACCGCGCCATGCAATTCCGGCTCGGCATTCACATGGGTGACGTCATCGCCGACGAGGACGAGGTGTTCGGCGACGACGTCAACATTGCAGTCCGCCTGGAATCGGTGGCGAGCCCCGGCGGATTCGCGATCTCGGCCAAGGCGTACAAGGAAGCGAGCAAGCATCTCACCGTGCCGTTGGTCGATGGCGGCAACCATCGCTTCAAGAACATCAAGGATCCGGTCGGGGTCTGGACCTGGACGCCCGAGGGCGCGCCGGCGCTCGCACCCGAGTTCAGGGAAGGCTCGGCGCTGTCGCAAGCCTACCGCACGGCGATCGTCGGCGTGCTGCCCTTCGCCAATCTCAGCGACGCCCAGGACGAATATTTCTCCGACGGCCTGACCGAGGATCTGATCCACGCGCTGTCGCTGCAATCCTTCTATCGCGTGCTGAGCCGCAACTCGACCTTCGCCTTCAAGGGCAAGACGATCAGCACCCGCGTGATCGCGCGCGAGATCGACGCCACCTATTTGATCCAGGGCTCTGTCCGGCGCGCCGGCGCCAAGATCCGCGTCACCGCCGAGCTGATCGCGCCGGAGACCGGCGAGCAGCTCTGGACCGGCCGTTACGACCGCGACATCGGCGACCTCTTCGCGATGCAGGACGAGATCACGACCAATCTGTCCGCGGCCATCGCCACCGAGATCGTCAGGGCCGAAGCCTCCGCGCCGGCGCGCCCCACCACCGACGTGAGTGCGTGGGACCGCTTCCTCAAGGGTCTGTCCCATTACTACCGGCTGACCAAGGAGGACCAGAGCGCCGCCGTCGCCCTGTTCAGGGAGGCGATCGCGCTCGATCCGAAACTGTCGATCGCACGCGCCTATCTCGCCACGGTCCAAATCCAAAGCATCCAGTTCGGCTGGATCAAGGGTACGCGCGAGATGTGGGCGGAAGCGATGTCGCTCGCCGAAACCAGCGTGCGGCTCGACCCGCGCTCATCCTTCGCGTTCTCGATCCTGTCGTGGGTTCAGGGGATGGAGGGCCATTACGAGGCGGCGATGGATGCCGCCAAGCGCGCGGTTGCGTTGAATCCCTACGACATGGGCGCGCGCGGCGTGCTCGGCATCTGCCATTTCGTCATCGGCGAGCACCGGCAGGCGATCGAGCTGTTTTCGATGGCCGCCCAGCGCGGCAACAGCGATCCGCGCTACCAATGGGCCACGCTGAACGCCTTCAGCCACTACCTCCTCCGCCAATATGACGCGACCCTGTCCTGGGCTCGCGAGCAGCTCTACATCAACCCGAACCATATGCAGGCGCTTGCGATCCGAGCTGCGGCACTGGCGCAATTGGGCCGGACTGCCGAAGCAGCCGAGGCGACCTCTGTGCTGATGAGCAATTACCCGACCTTGAATGTCGACCGTCACTTGCGGAATTTTCACTGGAAGCGGCCAGAAGACATCGCGCATTACCGCGACGGGCTTCTGAAGGCAGGTGTCCCGGCCAGCAAGCTCACCTTGGTCCAGAGCGACGTCAGACGCGCCGCCGAATCCTGA
- a CDS encoding di-heme-cytochrome C peroxidase has product MNDPVSKPPFAPSIQVSPNNPCPFLRGLVGEGFVDGGTVPLRTLSQTIANASGETGAKKVSARIQVRGVALIANGACHILQSIFWGAQLNRLRGGPLDKLGAGSRILGVDGKVHEDEIARFASFGATYAAPEGGNETGLNASQIQTFMNDNLKRAGNQARWYYPILMKFEWPVLLKIMGKGQGDDRYLSVAEVTTLFNERKFPDRITQRVASQPVKPPSLILRAAGGLVAALLVLGIVALRFPDQFQPMLPHVIGQFLAPPLPKLVEPRAAYWLEQNWALEDRHWFHHASQGTATFPVPYRWFMALEQPRLHFFAKPGMLHDSDHLQRFGFIPSPQTINTDDATLRRFGYANVYDKTKPVPARLWDPPVNWGRQAENVDGLPVGFARMTGVPDPATGQVGEDRIGLTCAACHTGQIHYKGVAIRFDGGPAMTDLRKLEITTGLSIAYTLLVPGRFTRFADRVLGPSASDGDRDALKQKLSAIGTFLKDWEATYDKTIAGKTRFNEKTKQNEQQQDTEEGYGRLDALNRIGNQVFSQDMALSGLSGFEKNLHAKDAPVSFPPIWTVPWLKYAQYDASIEQPLIRNAGEALGVTALLNLSDSTPGDTLFRSSMDIKNLNWIEDLLKGSAPYPKKQLSGLTSPKWPSDIFGDAAWKIDDDRVKRGRKLYSEICVECHLGPVNDPVFDAEFPQQSIWSSDRWETIGKDKFLNEVQKGVRGMGTDPAQASVLATRTVQVPGFLKLDPTQKLNAWWNCNLPEVSSTDMPYALGLMVLVDIVSRKAMDDAKIDPKVQDIWWGKRKNCPNPGPQPPDKKEPPPWYRARPLNGVWATAPYLHNGSVPSLYWMLSPAADRPKSFCMGGDRDFDPKQVGFAVSDGESCKTGQSRFSTRASDGTELFGNSNAGHSFDGTPGPGKDGTIGRVLKEQERYDLIEYLKTL; this is encoded by the coding sequence ATGAACGACCCCGTCTCGAAGCCCCCCTTCGCCCCCTCAATTCAGGTCTCGCCAAACAATCCCTGCCCGTTTCTGCGCGGCCTCGTCGGCGAAGGTTTTGTCGACGGCGGCACCGTCCCGCTCCGCACGCTGTCGCAGACCATCGCGAATGCAAGCGGCGAGACCGGAGCGAAGAAAGTATCGGCCCGCATCCAGGTCCGCGGCGTCGCACTGATCGCCAACGGCGCCTGTCACATCCTGCAAAGCATCTTCTGGGGCGCGCAGCTCAATCGCTTGCGCGGCGGCCCGCTCGACAAGCTCGGCGCCGGCTCACGCATCCTCGGCGTCGACGGCAAGGTCCATGAGGACGAGATCGCGCGGTTCGCCAGTTTCGGCGCCACCTATGCTGCCCCCGAGGGCGGCAACGAGACCGGGCTCAACGCCTCGCAAATCCAGACCTTCATGAACGACAATCTCAAGCGCGCCGGCAATCAGGCGCGCTGGTACTACCCGATCCTGATGAAGTTCGAATGGCCGGTCCTGCTCAAGATCATGGGCAAGGGTCAGGGTGATGACCGCTATCTCAGCGTGGCCGAGGTGACGACGTTGTTCAACGAGCGCAAATTCCCTGACAGGATCACCCAGCGGGTCGCCAGCCAGCCGGTCAAACCGCCCTCGCTCATCTTGCGCGCGGCCGGCGGGCTCGTCGCCGCGCTGCTCGTCCTGGGCATCGTGGCGCTGCGCTTTCCCGATCAATTCCAGCCGATGCTGCCCCATGTCATCGGCCAGTTCCTGGCCCCGCCGTTGCCGAAGCTTGTCGAACCCAGGGCCGCGTACTGGCTCGAGCAGAACTGGGCGCTCGAGGACCGGCACTGGTTTCATCACGCCAGCCAGGGCACCGCGACCTTCCCGGTGCCCTATCGCTGGTTCATGGCGCTCGAGCAGCCGCGGCTTCATTTCTTCGCCAAGCCCGGGATGCTGCACGACAGCGATCATCTGCAGCGCTTCGGCTTCATCCCGAGCCCGCAGACGATCAACACCGACGACGCCACGCTACGCCGGTTCGGCTATGCCAATGTCTACGACAAGACCAAGCCGGTGCCGGCGCGACTCTGGGATCCGCCAGTCAACTGGGGCAGGCAGGCTGAAAACGTCGACGGCCTGCCCGTCGGCTTCGCGCGCATGACCGGCGTGCCCGATCCTGCGACCGGCCAGGTCGGCGAAGACCGGATCGGCCTGACCTGCGCCGCCTGCCACACCGGCCAGATCCACTACAAGGGCGTCGCCATCCGCTTCGACGGCGGCCCGGCGATGACCGACCTCAGGAAGCTCGAGATCACGACCGGCCTGTCGATCGCCTACACGCTGCTCGTGCCGGGCCGCTTCACGCGCTTCGCCGATCGGGTGCTCGGTCCCTCCGCCAGCGATGGGGATCGCGATGCACTGAAGCAGAAGCTGAGCGCGATCGGCACGTTCCTGAAAGACTGGGAAGCAACCTACGACAAGACCATTGCGGGCAAGACGAGGTTCAACGAGAAGACGAAGCAGAACGAGCAGCAGCAGGACACCGAGGAAGGTTACGGCCGCCTCGACGCGCTCAACCGCATCGGCAACCAGGTCTTCTCCCAGGACATGGCGCTCAGCGGGCTCAGCGGCTTCGAGAAGAATCTGCACGCCAAGGACGCGCCGGTCAGCTTCCCGCCGATCTGGACGGTGCCCTGGCTCAAATATGCGCAGTATGACGCCTCCATCGAGCAGCCGCTGATCCGCAATGCCGGCGAAGCGCTGGGCGTGACCGCGCTGCTCAACCTGTCCGACAGCACGCCTGGGGACACGCTGTTCCGCTCGTCGATGGACATCAAGAATCTGAACTGGATCGAGGATCTGCTGAAGGGGTCGGCGCCCTATCCGAAGAAGCAGCTGTCCGGACTGACGTCGCCGAAATGGCCGTCGGACATCTTCGGCGATGCTGCCTGGAAGATCGATGACGACCGCGTCAAACGCGGCCGCAAGCTCTATTCGGAGATCTGCGTCGAATGCCATCTCGGTCCGGTCAACGATCCCGTGTTCGACGCCGAATTTCCGCAACAGAGCATCTGGTCCTCCGACCGCTGGGAGACCATCGGCAAGGACAAATTCTTGAATGAGGTGCAGAAAGGCGTCAGGGGCATGGGGACCGACCCCGCTCAGGCCAGCGTGCTGGCGACGCGCACGGTTCAGGTGCCGGGTTTCCTTAAGCTCGACCCCACGCAGAAGCTCAATGCCTGGTGGAATTGCAATCTGCCTGAGGTGTCGTCGACCGACATGCCGTACGCGCTCGGCCTGATGGTGCTCGTCGACATCGTCAGCCGCAAGGCGATGGACGATGCCAAGATCGACCCGAAGGTTCAGGATATCTGGTGGGGCAAGCGCAAAAACTGCCCGAACCCCGGCCCGCAGCCGCCCGACAAGAAGGAGCCGCCGCCCTGGTATCGCGCGCGCCCGCTCAACGGCGTCTGGGCCACCGCGCCGTACCTGCACAACGGATCGGTGCCGTCGCTCTACTGGATGCTGAGCCCCGCGGCCGATCGCCCCAAATCGTTCTGCATGGGTGGCGATCGCGACTTCGATCCGAAGCAGGTCGGCTTCGCGGTCTCCGACGGCGAGAGCTGCAAGACCGGACAGTCGCGCTTCTCGACGCGCGCATCTGATGGCACCGAACTGTTCGGCAACAGCAATGCCGGCCACTCGTTCGATGGCACGCCGGGTCCCGGCAAGGACGGCACCATCGGCCGCGTGCTCAAGGAGCAGGAGCGCTACGATCTGATCGAGTATCTGAAGACGCTGTGA
- a CDS encoding alpha/beta fold hydrolase, with protein MTLVSIPSNPVPEDVVSGTIKTPDGVELRYARWAPPANRKGTVCVFTGRSEQIEKYFETVRDLRDRGFAVAMIDWRGQGHSSRRLRDPRKGYVRNFADYEIDVETFVQQVVLPDCPPPFFALAHSMGGAVLLRLAHAQKRWFDRMVLTAPMIDLPGRATSFPVRALLKTMRMLGRGGAYVPGGSDQITGLSPFINNPLTSDPVRYARNAAILEEDPTLGLASPTVAWADTAFRAMHTFKGMNYPSEIRQPILMLAASNDTVVSTAAIEEFAYHLRAGSHLVIAGSKHEILQEQDRYRSQFWAAFDAFVPGTPLFK; from the coding sequence ATGACGCTGGTCTCGATTCCGTCCAACCCCGTGCCCGAAGACGTCGTCAGCGGCACCATCAAGACACCCGATGGCGTCGAGCTGCGTTACGCGCGCTGGGCGCCGCCGGCGAACCGCAAGGGCACCGTCTGCGTCTTCACCGGGCGCAGCGAGCAGATCGAGAAATATTTCGAGACCGTGCGCGATTTGCGTGACCGCGGCTTTGCCGTCGCGATGATCGACTGGCGCGGGCAGGGACATTCGTCGCGCCGCCTGCGCGATCCGCGCAAGGGTTATGTGCGCAACTTCGCCGACTACGAGATCGACGTCGAGACCTTCGTGCAGCAGGTGGTGCTGCCGGACTGTCCGCCGCCGTTCTTCGCGCTGGCGCATTCCATGGGCGGCGCGGTGCTGCTGCGGCTGGCGCATGCGCAGAAGCGCTGGTTCGATCGTATGGTGCTGACCGCGCCGATGATCGACTTGCCCGGTCGTGCCACGTCGTTTCCGGTACGCGCATTGTTGAAGACGATGCGCATGCTGGGGCGGGGCGGCGCGTACGTTCCCGGCGGCAGCGACCAGATCACCGGACTGTCGCCCTTCATCAACAATCCCCTCACCAGCGATCCCGTGCGCTATGCGCGCAACGCCGCGATCCTGGAGGAGGACCCGACGCTTGGCCTCGCCTCACCGACGGTCGCCTGGGCCGATACCGCCTTCCGTGCCATGCACACCTTCAAGGGCATGAACTACCCATCCGAGATCCGCCAGCCGATCCTGATGCTGGCGGCGTCCAACGACACGGTGGTCTCGACCGCGGCCATCGAGGAATTCGCCTATCACTTGCGCGCCGGCTCGCATCTCGTGATCGCCGGCTCCAAGCACGAGATCCTGCAGGAGCAGGACCGCTACCGCTCCCAGTTCTGGGCAGCCTTCGACGCGTTCGTGCCGGGCACGCCGCTGTTCAAGTGA
- a CDS encoding Hsp20 family protein, which translates to MRTYDLTPFYRSTVGFDRLFNLLDQAGSDGSSPGYPPYNIERTGENAYRITVAVSGFAKDELSIVAKENTLTIKGEKVANENSKSEVLYRGIAARAFERAFQLADFVQVKDASLENGLLHVDLVREIPEAKKPRQIAINSGAKPQVIESSVAA; encoded by the coding sequence ATGCGTACCTACGATCTCACCCCGTTCTATCGTTCCACCGTCGGCTTCGACCGCCTCTTCAACCTGCTCGACCAGGCCGGTTCGGATGGCAGCAGCCCCGGTTATCCCCCTTACAATATCGAGCGCACCGGCGAGAACGCCTACCGCATCACCGTTGCGGTCTCGGGCTTTGCCAAGGATGAGCTCTCCATCGTCGCGAAGGAAAACACGCTGACGATCAAGGGCGAGAAAGTCGCCAATGAGAACTCGAAATCCGAAGTGCTCTATCGCGGCATCGCGGCCCGCGCCTTCGAGCGCGCCTTCCAGCTTGCCGACTTCGTGCAGGTGAAGGACGCCTCGCTCGAGAACGGCCTGCTTCATGTCGACCTCGTACGCGAGATTCCCGAAGCCAAGAAGCCGCGCCAGATCGCGATCAACAGCGGCGCGAAGCCGCAGGTGATCGAGAGCTCGGTCGCCGCGTAA
- a CDS encoding alpha/beta fold hydrolase, which translates to MTFWRSLFVAASLLAAPISLAHAQTPQAVKAKNVVLVHGAWADGSSWSEVIPILQAAGLNVTAVQNPLGSLAESVEATKRVLAEQDGPTVLVAHSWGGTVISQVGTDPKVTGLVYIAARAPDAAEDFVALSKQFPTGPARAGIVEHDGYTKLSEDAFLKYFANGVAPERARELYAVQWPTAASIFAGRTTEAAWHTKPSWYAVSKNDGTINPDFERFLAKRMNATTIELDAGHLSLVSHPKEVANLILEAAGYPRS; encoded by the coding sequence ATGACTTTCTGGCGCAGCCTTTTCGTCGCCGCGAGCCTGTTGGCGGCCCCCATCAGCCTTGCTCACGCGCAGACCCCGCAGGCGGTGAAGGCCAAGAATGTCGTGCTGGTGCACGGCGCCTGGGCCGACGGCTCGAGCTGGTCGGAGGTGATCCCGATCCTCCAGGCCGCCGGCCTCAACGTCACCGCCGTGCAGAATCCGCTGGGCTCGCTCGCTGAATCGGTCGAGGCGACCAAGCGAGTGCTGGCCGAGCAGGATGGTCCGACCGTGCTGGTTGCGCATTCCTGGGGCGGCACCGTGATCAGCCAGGTCGGCACCGATCCGAAGGTCACCGGCCTCGTCTACATCGCCGCGCGCGCCCCCGATGCCGCCGAGGATTTCGTCGCACTGTCAAAACAGTTTCCGACGGGACCGGCGCGCGCCGGCATCGTCGAGCACGACGGCTACACCAAGCTTTCCGAAGACGCGTTCCTGAAATATTTCGCCAACGGCGTCGCGCCCGAGCGCGCCAGGGAACTCTACGCCGTGCAATGGCCAACGGCGGCCTCGATCTTCGCCGGTCGCACCACCGAAGCCGCCTGGCACACGAAGCCGAGCTGGTATGCGGTGTCGAAGAACGACGGCACCATCAATCCCGATTTCGAGCGTTTCCTCGCCAAGCGCATGAACGCAACCACGATCGAGCTCGACGCCGGCCACCTCTCGCTGGTGTCGCATCCGAAGGAGGTGGCGAATTTGATCCTGGAAGCGGCGGGGTATCCGCGGAGCTGA